GCTTGCTCTTCATCAAAATTCTGAAAAGCTTCCACAGGAATTTTCAATACTGCTGAGATTTGTTTCAGCAGGCTGTCTTCAATTACATCTTTTTGCTCCAGCATAGAAATTTTCTTTTGGTTCCAATCTTCGCCCAGATCATAAGCCAATGCTTCCTGCTTTATGTTTAGCATTTCTCTAAAACGTTTTACGTTTCTTCCCTGATGTATTTTCTGTTCCATACTAAATATCAATTTTTCTAAAAGATCAAAGATAAAGCCATTTGGCTAAAAATCATGAGTTTCAAAGATAAAAAAATATCGTAAAAAAGAGCTTTTTTTGTCAGAATATTATATCTGGTTTATGAATATATTATTCTTCTTAAAATACAGAATTTAGCTACAAAATTTTAAATTTATTAACTGTGAAAAAAAATAAAACATTCTTCGAAACTTGTTTTTGGGCCGGAGATTCGGCAGAAAATCCATTTAAGGCAATTGATGCTTTTTTTGCTTTTGCTAAGCTTGATTATTACAAACAGATTTTAAGCGAAGTGGTAATTTACTGCTATAAACCAAAAGTCTACAAAGACGATAATCCTTCGGATGTTTTTATTTTGTATTCGGTTCTCAAATCATTTCTCAGAGTTTGTTACTGTCTGCAGAAGAAAAGCAAAAAAAGGAAAGTGAGAGCGTCTTTACGCTCTGAAACAGTATTTCATCTTTCTTCCCTAACAAAGGAAGAATACAACAATCCTTTTATGGTATTTCAAAAAGCATTTGAATTAAAATCTCTCGAAGAGTTTGAAATGTTTCTATATCAAGTTCTTGAACTTTCATTGTCTCCTTATTCTATCGATTCTGACTCTGATTTAATGACGCCTTATATTTATTTAATCAAAATGCTCGATGCTGCAGAACTACTAAGAGAAAGGGGAGTGGAGAAAATTTAGTTTTTTATTGAGGATTTCTGATTAGTGCTAAATAATCTGTGCCCTTAAAACATTCATTTTTATATCTGTAATTTCTATTTTATTTGAATTAATTTTGTCTAAGGTGTTAAGTAGAATTCAAAATTTATAACAACCTCAAGCGTTTAGGGAAAAATTGTGGAGAACGAATTAAAAACTGGATCCTAATAAATTCTAAAAACTGTATCTGTGTCTGCGAGAGTTAGATTTCTAGTTTTGCTAAAAAATATATAATAATGAAGCCGAATCAAAATCATATTTACATTGTTGGAAATGGCGTAATTGGAAAAGCTTTGGCGGTCGCTTTAATTCTGAATGAAAGAAAAGTGACCATTCTAAGAGGAAGTATTGACAATCAGCCTGCAATTATTGAAAACATACAGGTAGAAATTGAAAATAAAATAATAGAGGCAGAGGTTGCTGTAAGTTCACTTTCTAACTTTGAAAGTCTTGACGGAATTATATTATTAACTAATAAATCATTTGGGAATAGTGTTCTTGCTGATAAACTGAAAAATAAAACGGGAAAATCTCCAATTGTTTTTCTTCAAAATGGACTACATATTGAAAATAGTTTTTTAAACAAAGGCTTTGATGAGCTTTACAGATGTGTTTTATTAGCAACCAGCGAATCCTTAGAAAATAATAAAGTTAGATTTAAGCTAGTTGCCCCATCTCCAATTGGAATTGTAAAGGGCTCAAATGATATTCTGCAGCAAATTGTTGATGTACTCAACACCAGTCTTTTTTCATTTAGAAACGAAAAAGATATTCAAACCATCATTTGGAAAAAAGTCATAAGTAACTGTGTGTTTAATTCTATCTGTCCTTTATTAGAAACAGATAATGGAATTTTCCAACGTAATGAAGAAGTGCTGCAAATTGCACAAATGGTGATTAAAGAATGTTTGTCAGTGTCAAAAGAGTATGACATCAATTTAACAATGGAAGTTGTTTTAGAAAACATTCTGGCTATAAGTAAAATGTCTGACGGACAAAAAATATCAACCTATCAGGACATTCTAAACAAGAGAGAAACTGAGATAGAAACTATGAATTTAGCTATTGCCGAATCAGCCATTTTGAAGGGAAATATAGCCGTGCCTGTTACTGCAATGCTTGGTCAATTAGTAAAAATAAAGTCCGAATTATCAAGAAACTAGTATTATCTCAGAATTATGAATAGTAAACAAACCAGCCCTTGGAACGAAATACCTTTAGAGGATTACGAAAAGCATATGTCTCATAACTCAGTTGGTCAGCTAGAAGTTTTGAATTTATTGACAAAAAAATATCTAAATAAATTTTATATTCTACTAATTTAGTATACATTGCAATAATATTGAATTTATTTCAAGATATTTGATAATTAAATTATTAAAATGAGCAAAACGAAACCGTATGCTTTAATAACCGGTGCCAGCAAAGGCATTGGAAAATCTATTGCTTCTGAATTGGCGAAACAGGGGTATCCGCTATTGCTTGTAGCAAGGAGTGGGGAGGAGTTAAAAGTACTATCTGATGATCTTCAAATTAAATACGGAATCAGTACGGCTGTTTTATCCATTGATCTTTCGGTAAATGGCGCATCGCAAAAAGTAACCGATTGGATAAAAATGAATAACTATCCGATTGGCATTTTAGTTAACAATGCGGGTTATGGTGTCTGGAGAGATTTTAGTCAGTCTTCTTTAACCGATCAGCTTGGTATGATGCAACTTAATATGAATGTTGTTGTAGAACTTTCGCATTTATTAATACCCATACTTTCGCAAGAAAAACAAGCCTACATTTTAAATATATCGAGTACGGCTGCTTATCAGGCTGTGCCAACGCTGGCTGTTTATTCGGCTACAAAAGCTTTTGTTTTATCTTTTACGCGTGCCCTGCGTTTCGAACTTTCCCAAACTTCAATTTCAGTAACTTGTTTTAGTCCAGGTCCAGTTGATACTGGTTTTGCCGCAAGAGCGGGTTTAAGTGCTCTAAACAAGATGGCTGAAAAGTTTAATATGCAGCCAGATGAAGTGGCAAAAATGGCTGTAAAAGCCATGTTCAGCAAAAAATCAGAAGTTATTCCAGGTTTTACCAATCTCATTTCGGTTTATGCCAATCGTGTACTGCCAAAGGCTTTCATCGAAAAAACGGCAGCTGGGATTTATAAAATTTAATTTTTTTAGAAAAAAACAGAAAAAAAATTTTGGCAAATAATAAATTATATTACATTTGCATAAATGTCTACTAATTCTATAGAGTATGTCTAATAATAGAAATATGTTTAATTTACCTAAAGGTCGAATGCACGCAAACATGCGAATGTGTTGCTGTTGTTGTTGCTGCTAATCTTTCGGAAAATTATAAACACTATTATTTCAATTATTAAATATATTTATCATGGTATCTTCTTATAAAACTTTTACACTTGCTAATCAATTAACTAACGAGCAAATTGCCTTTTTTAACGAACATGGTTTTATCCATTTCAAAAAATTTATAAATCCAGAAACTGTTTCCTCAATCATTGATGCCTCCAAACAAGTAGAGCAAAAATGGATAGACAATGAACTTCAAAAAGTAAATGGTGTTCCAATTAAATACGGAAAAGATTTGGATGGTTCTCCAATTGTACAGCGTTTTGCTTTTATCAATCAGCATCATCAAACCTTAAGCGGCCTTTTATTGGATCCAAGATTTAATGGTTTATTGCCATTGGCAGGCGATGGTGCAAGATTGGGAACCGAAGAAAAAGACGGAATGGTTTTCAATCATTATATTAATGGGCCAGAAAGTAAGTTTACCAAAATGGGCTGGCATACAGATGGTTTGAGAGATATTTTTTATGGTGGAAAATTAAACCCGATGTTAAATGTGGGTATTCATTTAAGCACTTTAAAACCAGAAAACGGTGGCCTTAAAATCATTCCGGGCACGCACAAGCAAAGCATTTACCAGATGCTTTTCCGTAAAAAATACTTTTTAGATAATAATCCTGATCCTCAGGAAGTTTCTATTAATCCAGAAGCAGGCGATTTAACCATTCACGATGGACGTTTGTGGCACAGAGTTGCACAATCCTCTATCCGTGGCGAAGAGAGTAGAAGGAGAGTTATTTATATTCCGATTATAGCAGGAAAATATGCTCCTAAAAACGAGAATAGCCCAACGGTTTTCTATCAACGTTTTGCGGGTATTGTTAAATAATTATGCTGATTGTTCTCGCATTTAGTTATCTGGTTAGATCAGGTAAGCTAAAAAGTACCACAGATTTTTTTAAAAATACGCAGCGAAAAATCAAATTTAAAATTGCAAAAGTAGAATTGGCTATACTGTCAGGGTTACAAATATTGGGCTAATAATGGGAAAAGAAATACAGGAGGAGGAATATAGTACAATTGCACAAAGAACATTTTCTGACCGTAAGCGAACTAATATTTTAAAAAGAGCAGAACAGTTAACGATTGTATTTTTGCTTCCAAAAGTGCCTAAATTCATTTCACCCAACTTGCTCACTTTGATAGGGACGCTTGGTTCGGGATTGGTTTTTTTAGCTTTTGTTTTAGGAACTTATTTGACAAACGGGTATTTGCTTTTGGGTATTATCGGATTGGCTATAAATTGGTTAGGCGATTCTTTAGACGGAAGATTGGCTTATTATAGAAATATTTCGCGCCGCTGGTATGGTTTTGCACTCGATATTATTGCCGATTGGATTGGTATTGTACTGATAGGCTTTGGCTATTACATTTATGCTGAAAACGGCACGCAAATAATAGCCTTTGCTTTTGTAGCGTTGTATGGTTGGTCTATCATCATCAGTCAGTTGCGCTACAAAATTACAGATGAATACAGTATAGATTCTGGCTTTGTTGGTCCAACAGAACTTCGATTTATTATTGCTTTAATTTTAATTATAGAAGTTTTATTTCCTGGATCAATTGCCTATTTGGCTGGCTTAATTACAGTTATATTACTTCTAATCAATGTTATTGATAGTGCAAAACTTTTAAAGCTAGGCGATTTAAAAGATAAAAACCAAGGCTGAAATGTTCAAGAAAAAAGCTATTTTCACTTTTCTGCAGGCGCAAGTTGCGGCATTTTTAGGTGGTATTACCGATTATGGCTTAATGATTTTGTTAACTGAAGTCTTCAAACTGCATTTTACCTTTTCTATTCTAATCTCCGGAACTGTTGGCGCCATTATCAATTTCAGCATCAATAGATTTTGGGTATTTAAAAATCAATGCGGTTATAACAGCCGCATTAATAGTCAGCTTTTTAAATTCGCAGTGGTTGTATTAGGAAGCATTTCTTTAAAATCATTTGGTACGCTTATTTTGCAAAAAGCATTTCAAATCGATTATCGAATCGGAAGATTAGTAACGGATAGTTTTGTTTCTTATGGATTTAATTACCCACTGATTAAATATTGGGTTTTTAGGGCAAATGAAAAACAGAATGTAATCGAATAGAATTAATTCTGGTAATTAAAAAAAAAGCAATTTAACACATAGAAACATAGGTTTTCGATTCCTAAAAAGAATATAAAAAAGAAACTAGTTTCTTCACACATAGTTCCGATCCCGAACCGTTGGGCAATGTCATTAAATTAAGCTTTTTTGAGCTATAATTTTTCTCAAACATAGGAGAATGCAAAGATTAACCGCGATATTGTCATTTCGACGCAGGAGAAATCTTCGCAAGTAACTCCGCAACGCAAATCCAATCTTTGTCGAGTTTCTTGTGTGATCTCTCCTTCGTCGAGATGACAAACTTTGTAGAAACTAATCCTAACACATAACCAACTATGTTTGTTTTAAACAAGTGAAACGCCTTTTTTAAGCGTTCTAAATCTATGTTTCTATGTATTAAAATAATCACACCAAACCATTTCTTATAAATATTTTGTCATGAATAAACCATTTAAATATTTTACAAAATCACTAATCGTTATAACGATTTTAGTAAACATAATGTCTGGAAATCTAATGGCGCAGTCCAAAAATCCATCGCCATTACATTTTCCAACGCCTAAAAATGTAGATAATATGCTATTTTACATTCAGCGGGACCCCAATATAAACACTGCTATTTATGCCTTAAATTACCAAGAAAATGGAAAAATAGATAAAGACAATCCGATAAAAGGGTATTGGATTCGATATGCTGAGAAAGGAGAAACAAAAGATTTTAATTACATACAACGCAAGTTTGCCTACGGAATAGAAAGCAAAGTATTGAATAATGAAGAATTTGAGCTTCAATTCGTATCGTATAAAAAACTGCCTTTAACCTTGAAAAAGACGGATTTAGATCAAAAGTATCATGTTTTTGTAAGTATAAATCAGAAGAAAATACAAGTAGAAAAAATATTTGTGCGTATTGAAGGAGGTTCTTTTTGGTTGCCCAATGTAAAGTATGCTGAAGTTACTGGAATTGAGACTTCTTCAAATAAAACCATTACGGAGAGGATGTTATTAAAATAGGACGAGAAAAAGAAATCATTAAACGAATACTCAGCCAATTAGAAAGTCTCCGAAGAGATCAACTAATTTACATCAAATAACCATGAAATCAGGTATTGTTTTTCGTATCTACCCAGAGTAAATTTGTTTGAATCAAACGGTAGATAATTCTACATTCAACAATAACCTTGAATTTTTACAAATCATGAACATAAACAAAACACTCAGTATTGCCATACTTGTGCTTTTTACACAGCTAAGTTTCGCTCAATATTTTAAACTAACTCCCCAAGGCTTTGTGTCAAATGACGATAGCGATTTTACGGTAGTAAATGTGCCAAACGTAAAGCAAAAGGATCTGTATAAGAATGTACTAAATGCTATTAATTCGATGTACAGTAATCCACAAAAAGGACTTAATGTAGTGGATGGTGAAAGTATTAGTTTGACGGCTTATGAAGAAAATGCTCTAACTGTAAAGCATAGCGCTGGAGGTTTTGGAAAAGGAATTTATAAATATGACTTATCTTACACGTTATCTTTTCTTTTTAAAGACGGTAAGATCAGGATTAACAGTCCTACTTTTGAATGTAGACGATGGTATGAAGGAACTTACAAACCTACAAGTGGCTGGGGAAGCAGCGGCTGGACTACTCTAAAACTTGTAAAAGGCAAGAACGATAGAGTGGCTATTTATGATAAAGATGGAAAATTGCTTTTAGAAGATGCCTACAATGGATTAAACACTCATTTGAATTCGGTTTTAAAACAAATTATTGATAAATCTCAAAAGATTAATAATTGGTAATAAAGATTTAAAAGGGATTTACATTCATTTCTTTCAAATTCAATTCTTTCTTTACATATTATATAATTATAAAGTGGCTTAGTCTATTGATCTGATGCAGGACTTCAGTGGAGGGAACCCCGTTTGAGCAGTTATTAATGAGCAGAATTGATGCTTCTTCGAACTTTGCTAAAGTATTGCGCATATTCAAAACCTACGAATAAGCAATTTCGTTTACGCTTAAATTGGATCTGGGAATGAGTTGTTTTGTTTTTTCAATAATATGATTATGAATGTATTGCTGCGTATTTAACCCATAATTAAGAGTAAATCCAGATGTGCAACAATTAAATCCTGGCTGTAATGATTGTCTGGTGTAAAGAGTTAATTTTTTTTTTAGATAGTATTACTATTTTAAAGACCTGTTATAATAAACTCGCTTCTGCGGTTCATTTGATGCTGTTCTTCAGAACAATTTACACCATCAGAACAATTGTTTACCAACTGAGTTTCTCCATATCCTTTGGCTGTTAAGCGACTTGCAGCAACTCCGTTTTTAACCAGCCAGTTTAAGGTAGATTTTGCTCTCTGATCAGATAATTTTAGATTGTATTGATGTGATGCTCTGCTGTCTGTGTGAGAACGAATATCGAGTTTCATATTAGGATGCTGGTTTAAAACATCTAATATTTTTTCTAAATCAATGGCAGCCTCAGTACGGATATTGTATTTGTCTAAGTCAAAATAAATCATTTTTATGCCAAAACATTTTCCTAAATCATCTCCAACCGTAACTTTGCAGATAGATTTATCCAATGCAATGGGCAGTTGAGTTTTTCCAGAAACTTTTCCAATTGTCACCATTTCTTCTTTTGTTTCGTATTCGGTTTTTTGAGCTCGTACCATGTAGGTTTTACCGCATTCTACAGTAAACGCATACTCTCCGCTTGAATTGGAAATACTGGATTTTATAATTTTTTGATTTTCATATAAAGTCAATTCAGTTCCTGGCAGCACAACACCACTTTGAGAATCGGTTATTATGCCATTAAGTTCCTGCAGACATTTTAACACGCGTGTTTCTACGAATTTGTAAATATCATCAGAACCTTGTCCGCCATCTTTATTGGAGCTAAAATAACCTTGTCTGGTAATAGGATCGATACTATAAGCAAAATCATCTTTTGGAGAATTAATATCATTTCCAAGATTTTGAATATCCGTAACGCTTCCATTAGATTGAATCTGTCCTACAAAAAGATCCAAACCTCCAAGTCCGGGATGACCGTCTGAAGCAAAATAAATTTCATTTTCGGTGGTTACGTACGGAAAGGTTTCTTTTCCTTCGGTATTAATTGATGGACCAAGATTCTCAGGAGATCCAAAACTGTTATTGCCTTTTATACTCACTTTGTAAATATCCGACTGGCCAATTGTGCCTGGCATATCAGACGCAAAATATAAGGTTTTTTCATCTGGACTAAGTGTAGGATGAGCGGTGCTGTAATTATCGCTTGTAAAGGGGAGAGGAACAATGTTGCTGAATTTTTCGTTGTCAAAATCGGCTTTGTAAATTTTTACGAGTGTAATTTCCTTCTCATCTTTTCCTTTTTTGCCGTCTATAAAATTATTTCGTGTAAAGTAAACTGTTTTCCCATCCTTGGTAAAGACAATTGTTGATTCGTGGAAACGGCTGTTGAGGAGTGATTTGATTTTATTTACTTTTGATGCCTCTCCGGTTGCAGGATCAATGTCGGCATTATAAATATTGGTAAAGTATTCTCCTGTCCATTTATGTTTTCTCTGGGTAAAATTTCCAGTATCTCTGGCCGAAGCAAAATAGATTTTGTTGTTATAGATAAAACTTCCGTAATCGGAATATTTAGAATTAATTCCAGCATTTTCAATTTTATAACGTCCAGAATTGGCTTTAATCTGGTCAAGATAGTTGACATTTTCTTGGTAAAGTTTTGCTCTTGAATCGTTTTTATATTTAGTACTGAATTCATTTAAGATAGCTGTAGCTTTATCGGTCTGTCCAGCTGATTTTAGAGACTGCGCGTATCTGTAATAGTATTCGGCTTCGGGAGTTGAATTAAGAGCAAAAAGCTCTCCGTACCATTTCGCAGCAGCTTCGAATTCGGAATTAAAATAATAGGAATTACCTAATTTTTTAAACAAATCTTCAGATTTATATCCTTTATCAGCAATTCTTTCATATGTTTTTATGGCATCGATATAGGCATAATCATCGTATTTTTTATCACCCGATTTTACTTTAGACTCTTGCGCATAGCCATAAAAAACATTTAGAATTATTAAGCAGAGAAATGTGTAATTTTTCATAATATTTTTTTTAGAAGAAACGAGGAGTTGTCATTTTACCATTGTTTTTGAAGAATTCATAACGGAGAAATATCTCGTGTGATCCTGAATTGTAATTATTAAGGTGTGTGGTTTCACGGTCGTATCCATAACCCAAATAAAGTCCGTCAGTGATTTGAAATCCAACCATTGCGCTTAATGAGGCACTCCATCTGTATGCGACACCAACAACAAATCGGTCAATAAACATAAAATTGGCAGAAATATCGACCTGAAGCGGTGCTCCTTCTACCATTTTTGCCAGTACAGCAGGTTTGAATTTGTAATATTGATACTTATCGAGATTAAAGACGTAACCTCCCATTAAGTAGTAATTGATTTTGTCTTTATAGATGGCTACATCATTGTCATCATATCGATTGGTCTCGATGAAATTAGGAACTGAAAATCCGATGTAAGCTTTATCTGAATGCCAGTAAACACCAGCTCCCACATTGGGAGAAAACTTATTATCTAAATCCTGAAATTGCGGATCTCCTTGATCTTCAGGATTCAGCTTGTTAATGTCAAGATTAAAAATATTAGCCGTTCCTTTAATACCAAAAGAAAGTTTAAAATCGGGCGATGTTTGTATGGTATAAGAAACATCTGCCGATATATTGTTCTCGTTTGTAGGACCGATTTTATCATTAACTAAAGAAAGACCAACACCAAGTCTGCTATTATTAATTGGAGTATTAATAGAGAAACTGCTTGTTTCTGGCGCACCATCAAGGCCAACCCACTGCGTTCGATAGAGCCCAAAAATACTCAAAACCCCACGTGATCCAGCATAAGCGGGGTTTATATTAATGGTATTATACATATACTGTGTGTATTGTGCGTCTTGCTGTGCATAGCTGGCATTGGTTATAAGCACAATGGCAAAAAGGAGTAACTTTGTTTTCATGGTACGAATATTTATGACTACTACTTTTGCATTGTCTTGAAATTACGTTAAATAGCGCAATTAAGATTTTTAATAGTAATCTGAATAATTATTAAAAACAAGAGCAGTTTAATAAGGGTTAAAATTTAAACTACTTACATTTTAAATCTCAATCTTATTTATCATTTGTAATATATAGATAACCGGTTTTTTCGATTATTGTATTGTCTTTGTTGTATTTTAGAACATAAAAATAGGTTCCAGCAGGCAATCCTTCACCTCTTTTTACTGTGCTTCGCCCATCAGAATATCCCTTAAACATCACATCATTTTCATTATAGGATGTGGCATCATATACTTTTACTCCCCATCGGTTGTATATTTCTACACGGTTGTCTGGGTATTTATCAATTCCTTTTATATAAAAGCTATCATTAATACCGTCGCCATTAGGAGATACGGCATTGTAAATAATTAGATCTGAATCTGGAGTAATTGTGTTTTTTACAATCGCAATTGTAAAAAGGCCATAGCCTCCGACTTGTGTGGTAACTAGTTTAGAATAATTGGCTCCTGTCAAGAGATTGGTCGTGACTCCGCCTTCATTTACCCATTTTTGGACAGCTTGATCCCAACGTACTATTCCTAGCTGGGTATTTGGATTTTCTTCAAAAAAAGAAGCTGGTGTTGTATTGGTGTCAAGAGTAAGACTTAGTATAATTTTTTCTGAACCTTGATCTTGAGTTAAGTTCCAATATTCAACTTCATCAATAGATATAATCGTTTCATCCTTGCTTGTGTAGGGATACTGATTTCCTGCATTTTGTAAAAAGTATTGAGTTGTGTAAATATTATTGGCATTTGCTCCTTTATCATGATAGGATGGCCTGAAATATAACTGATCTCCAATAGGAAATTCAAAATCGAGATCACCGATATTTTCTACTTTTCCATCTACAAAACTCAGATTACTGGCATCTGTATGAAAAGCATTTTGGTCAAAAATCATTTTTCCATTAAAAGTATCGGCGTCAATAATTCCGTTTTTAAATGTTGCATTGTTTCCA
The Flavobacterium humidisoli DNA segment above includes these coding regions:
- a CDS encoding SDR family NAD(P)-dependent oxidoreductase, which encodes MSKTKPYALITGASKGIGKSIASELAKQGYPLLLVARSGEELKVLSDDLQIKYGISTAVLSIDLSVNGASQKVTDWIKMNNYPIGILVNNAGYGVWRDFSQSSLTDQLGMMQLNMNVVVELSHLLIPILSQEKQAYILNISSTAAYQAVPTLAVYSATKAFVLSFTRALRFELSQTSISVTCFSPGPVDTGFAARAGLSALNKMAEKFNMQPDEVAKMAVKAMFSKKSEVIPGFTNLISVYANRVLPKAFIEKTAAGIYKI
- a CDS encoding CDP-alcohol phosphatidyltransferase family protein, which gives rise to MGKEIQEEEYSTIAQRTFSDRKRTNILKRAEQLTIVFLLPKVPKFISPNLLTLIGTLGSGLVFLAFVLGTYLTNGYLLLGIIGLAINWLGDSLDGRLAYYRNISRRWYGFALDIIADWIGIVLIGFGYYIYAENGTQIIAFAFVALYGWSIIISQLRYKITDEYSIDSGFVGPTELRFIIALILIIEVLFPGSIAYLAGLITVILLLINVIDSAKLLKLGDLKDKNQG
- a CDS encoding phytanoyl-CoA dioxygenase family protein, with protein sequence MVSSYKTFTLANQLTNEQIAFFNEHGFIHFKKFINPETVSSIIDASKQVEQKWIDNELQKVNGVPIKYGKDLDGSPIVQRFAFINQHHQTLSGLLLDPRFNGLLPLAGDGARLGTEEKDGMVFNHYINGPESKFTKMGWHTDGLRDIFYGGKLNPMLNVGIHLSTLKPENGGLKIIPGTHKQSIYQMLFRKKYFLDNNPDPQEVSINPEAGDLTIHDGRLWHRVAQSSIRGEESRRRVIYIPIIAGKYAPKNENSPTVFYQRFAGIVK
- a CDS encoding GtrA family protein; its protein translation is MFKKKAIFTFLQAQVAAFLGGITDYGLMILLTEVFKLHFTFSILISGTVGAIINFSINRFWVFKNQCGYNSRINSQLFKFAVVVLGSISLKSFGTLILQKAFQIDYRIGRLVTDSFVSYGFNYPLIKYWVFRANEKQNVIE
- a CDS encoding DUF4833 domain-containing protein, with amino-acid sequence MNKPFKYFTKSLIVITILVNIMSGNLMAQSKNPSPLHFPTPKNVDNMLFYIQRDPNINTAIYALNYQENGKIDKDNPIKGYWIRYAEKGETKDFNYIQRKFAYGIESKVLNNEEFELQFVSYKKLPLTLKKTDLDQKYHVFVSINQKKIQVEKIFVRIEGGSFWLPNVKYAEVTGIETSSNKTITERMLLK
- a CDS encoding ketopantoate reductase family protein, coding for MKPNQNHIYIVGNGVIGKALAVALILNERKVTILRGSIDNQPAIIENIQVEIENKIIEAEVAVSSLSNFESLDGIILLTNKSFGNSVLADKLKNKTGKSPIVFLQNGLHIENSFLNKGFDELYRCVLLATSESLENNKVRFKLVAPSPIGIVKGSNDILQQIVDVLNTSLFSFRNEKDIQTIIWKKVISNCVFNSICPLLETDNGIFQRNEEVLQIAQMVIKECLSVSKEYDINLTMEVVLENILAISKMSDGQKISTYQDILNKRETEIETMNLAIAESAILKGNIAVPVTAMLGQLVKIKSELSRN
- a CDS encoding OmpA family protein, coding for MKNYTFLCLIILNVFYGYAQESKVKSGDKKYDDYAYIDAIKTYERIADKGYKSEDLFKKLGNSYYFNSEFEAAAKWYGELFALNSTPEAEYYYRYAQSLKSAGQTDKATAILNEFSTKYKNDSRAKLYQENVNYLDQIKANSGRYKIENAGINSKYSDYGSFIYNNKIYFASARDTGNFTQRKHKWTGEYFTNIYNADIDPATGEASKVNKIKSLLNSRFHESTIVFTKDGKTVYFTRNNFIDGKKGKDEKEITLVKIYKADFDNEKFSNIVPLPFTSDNYSTAHPTLSPDEKTLYFASDMPGTIGQSDIYKVSIKGNNSFGSPENLGPSINTEGKETFPYVTTENEIYFASDGHPGLGGLDLFVGQIQSNGSVTDIQNLGNDINSPKDDFAYSIDPITRQGYFSSNKDGGQGSDDIYKFVETRVLKCLQELNGIITDSQSGVVLPGTELTLYENQKIIKSSISNSSGEYAFTVECGKTYMVRAQKTEYETKEEMVTIGKVSGKTQLPIALDKSICKVTVGDDLGKCFGIKMIYFDLDKYNIRTEAAIDLEKILDVLNQHPNMKLDIRSHTDSRASHQYNLKLSDQRAKSTLNWLVKNGVAASRLTAKGYGETQLVNNCSDGVNCSEEQHQMNRRSEFIITGL
- a CDS encoding helix-turn-helix domain-containing protein; protein product: MEQKIHQGRNVKRFREMLNIKQEALAYDLGEDWNQKKISMLEQKDVIEDSLLKQISAVLKIPVEAFQNFDEEQAINIISNTFDNCQQPASVFYNSTINQIDQFIKLHEEKIALYERMLKEKDEMMARLEKLIGK
- a CDS encoding DUF4468 domain-containing protein — protein: MNINKTLSIAILVLFTQLSFAQYFKLTPQGFVSNDDSDFTVVNVPNVKQKDLYKNVLNAINSMYSNPQKGLNVVDGESISLTAYEENALTVKHSAGGFGKGIYKYDLSYTLSFLFKDGKIRINSPTFECRRWYEGTYKPTSGWGSSGWTTLKLVKGKNDRVAIYDKDGKLLLEDAYNGLNTHLNSVLKQIIDKSQKINNW
- a CDS encoding type IX secretion system membrane protein PorP/SprF, coding for MKTKLLLFAIVLITNASYAQQDAQYTQYMYNTININPAYAGSRGVLSIFGLYRTQWVGLDGAPETSSFSINTPINNSRLGVGLSLVNDKIGPTNENNISADVSYTIQTSPDFKLSFGIKGTANIFNLDINKLNPEDQGDPQFQDLDNKFSPNVGAGVYWHSDKAYIGFSVPNFIETNRYDDNDVAIYKDKINYYLMGGYVFNLDKYQYYKFKPAVLAKMVEGAPLQVDISANFMFIDRFVVGVAYRWSASLSAMVGFQITDGLYLGYGYDRETTHLNNYNSGSHEIFLRYEFFKNNGKMTTPRFF
- a CDS encoding gliding motility-associated C-terminal domain-containing protein, whose product is MKIHIIKILICAQFINNITAQTINTGDLSITPNTEFSTLFNFDNKTTGDLLIDGNFIAYANFNNDGLVTYSNASNGQTFFIGTKQQLISGTQIAHFQNIIFENSSELVPFHLNTTIEIGNNATFKNGIIDADTFNGKMIFDQNAFHTDASNLSFVDGKVENIGDLDFEFPIGDQLYFRPSYHDKGANANNIYTTQYFLQNAGNQYPYTSKDETIISIDEVEYWNLTQDQGSEKIILSLTLDTNTTPASFFEENPNTQLGIVRWDQAVQKWVNEGGVTTNLLTGANYSKLVTTQVGGYGLFTIAIVKNTITPDSDLIIYNAVSPNGDGINDSFYIKGIDKYPDNRVEIYNRWGVKVYDATSYNENDVMFKGYSDGRSTVKRGEGLPAGTYFYVLKYNKDNTIIEKTGYLYITNDK